The Rhodothermia bacterium genome segment CAACAAGCCTTTTTTATGTTCTTTCAGCACTTCTAACTTTTGGTTCTCTGCTGATATGACTTCATCTAAGGACGTAAGGCAAGCAGCAATTTTTTGTTGTTCTTTTGGTTTAGCAACACCAATTGTGTGATGTTTATAGTCTGAATAATAGATATGTGGTATTCCAGCACCTTTAACATAACTTGAAAAGTCAATGGTATTCAACAGATAATATGCCCATGCTATTAGGTATTTATTTTCATCCTTAGATTTTAGTGAAGAAAGCGTTCCTAAAATTGAAGTTTCAGTTTTGCAAAGATTTAATCTTCCAACACCAGAACCATCTTTTACTATTGAAATATATTGTTTAGAATGTTGATATGTATTTATATATCCAACTATACTATCAGCTCCATAAACTGCATACCCATTTTTCCTTAGTTCGAGTTTATTTAATGCCAATGATGAACTTTGAGCGTCTAATATATCGCCAATTTGCATTAAGTTCCAACCTTCCTCAGTTGTAAAATCAGGAAACCTCAGTTTCGGCACTAATTTATTTTCGTTGTTGTTGCTCATTTGTCTGAATTTGGATTTTTTGGATTGGTAGATTTTAGGATTTCGGATTGTGAGGATAAACCAATCCTATCATCTTTTAAGCTGTCCAATCCTAATTCTGACTTGTATTGTTTGTTATCTGGGTGGTTTACATTGTACACCCGTTTGAATTCTAAACTTTTTGCTCCGAAGTTAATTAGCAATCCGATTGGTAAATTATACGCCTGACAATAGTTCATTGCCTGTGCTAAGTGTACATCTTCTAATTTTATCAATGCTTTGAGTTCTAGCATTATACTTTTTTGTACAAAAAAGTCCACTCTTCTTGTACCAATATCATGTCCTTCATAATAAATGGTCATCTCCATTTCACGTTCAAAGCCTAATCCTTGCTTTTGCATTTCAATAGCCAAAGCACGTTGATAGATTACTTCTTGAAAACCATTTCCCAAAGTTGTATGTACCTTCATAGCACACCCGATAATTTTATGCGTAAGTTCTTGGTGTTTCATTTGATTTTCAATTTAATCTTCCATTTAATCCTATCGTCCTTTAATCCTAAAAATCCTAATTCAGACAGTATATGCTTTCAATCCGCTAATCTCCCTGCCTTCTGCCTTTTTTCTTAATACAGGCACAAGCTCGTCCATCAATGCCAGTTCTCGTTTGGTGCGTTCTTTCCAACCTAAGTCTAAGGGTGCAAAGAGGTCGCTCAATTTGTCGGCATCAAAAATCATTCGGCTAATGATGGCATCGGTAAATTCGTTTAATGCCGAAAATTCTAATCCGTTATTCTGTGCTATCTCGGCTAATGTTGCAGCAATCTTTTCTTCTTTGAAAGCTTGGTAGCCGTCTTTTATTTGATGCTCATTGAGTGCTTTGCCAACTTCCAATTTTTTGATGTAGTCAATCATGTCTTCCCGTTCTTCCATCAGGTTGGCACTGCTACTCAACACACCAATCAATTGGTCGCGGGTCATTTTCTGCTTTTTGGGTGTGTCTTGCGTGTATTTGGCAATCAGGTTCATGATGTAATCATAATCCACTACCGAAGAAGCAAACAACACAAATTCAAAATCCAATTGCTGGATGGTTGAAGGGGCATTGTCGCCTTCTTTTTGCTGCATTTCTTTGAGTTGTTTGGCAATTTCCAAATACGAACTGCGGAAAGAACGCAATTGATCTTCGGGCATTAACTCCTCAATCTTTGATTTTTGTTGCTCGGTCAGGTCGGTGTATTGATCTAATTGTATTTTTAGGCTTTGCACTTCCTTAAAGCGATTGATAAACTCCACACGGGCAGCATCGCCTTTGATGTTGTAAACTTCCTGCGGTTCGGCGGCCATATTCTTGTCTGTCATCCACTTTTCCATTGCCTTAACTGCCTCTTGGTATTTCTCAATGACCTTCGGAGCAGGGTCAACCAACCAAATTTCTTTGGCTCGTTCAGCAACACTTTCCCCGCTGAATAAAGCAATCGCTCTATCCACTTCGGCTTGTTGTTGGCGGAAATCTAAAATGTTGCCATAGGGTTTGGTGTCGTTCAAAATACGGTTGGTTCGGCTGAAAGCCTGAATCAGTCCGTGGAATTTCAGGTTCTTGTCCACGTACAAGGTATTCAAATATTTGCTGTCAAAACCTGTGAGCAACATATCCACCACAATTACCAAATCAATTTTGTTTTTGCGTGGATAGTCGGCATTGCTGAACTTTTGAAATTTGATGCGTTGCTGAACATCTTGGTAATACAAGTCAAACTCTGTAATTCTGTGATTGGTGCCATATTGCTTGTTGTAATCGCTGATGATGGCTTCTAATGCTTTTTTCTTTTGTTCAGGTTCGACCTTGTTGTCTTCCTTTTCTTGCTGCAAATCATCTTGAAATTGCTTTATATCCGCTGCATTTTTTTGGCTATTTTTATCATCTTCTTTTGCCATTAATTGAGCTGGCGGAGAAAAGACACAGGCGATATTTATCGGTAGAGGCGTTGCATGCAACGCCTCTACCGATTTGAATAAATCATAATATTCAATGGCATCATTGATAGATGCCGTTGCTAAAATGGCATTGAAACGTCTGCCGTGGGTGGCGGCATCATGTTTTTTCAGAATGGCATTTACGACTGCCTTTTTATGGTCGGTGCTGCCAACGGTTACATTTTTTTCAGGTTTGAAATAGTCAATGTGAAAACGCAACACGTTCCTGTCTTCTATCGCATGCGTGATGGTGTAGTTATGTAACGAATTTTGGAAAATGTCTTTTGTAATTACATAGGAACCAACTGTTCCATCAATTTGCTTGTAGGTTGCGTTATCCTCAAAAATGGGCGTT includes the following:
- a CDS encoding GxxExxY protein, which produces MKHQELTHKIIGCAMKVHTTLGNGFQEVIYQRALAIEMQKQGLGFEREMEMTIYYEGHDIGTRRVDFFVQKSIMLELKALIKLEDVHLAQAMNYCQAYNLPIGLLINFGAKSLEFKRVYNVNHPDNKQYKSELGLDSLKDDRIGLSSQSEILKSTNPKNPNSDK
- a CDS encoding type I restriction endonuclease subunit R, yielding MTKEIQIENSLIAKLTDLKYTHRPDIRDKDSLEKNFREKFQALNRVNLTDAEFERLSKEIINPDVFASSKRLREINTFTREDGTPLHYTLVNIKDWCKNEFEVINQLRINTSNSHHRYDVILLINGIPVVQIELKSLEVSPRKAMQQIVDYKSDPGNGYINSLLCFMQMFIVSNRSNTYYFANNNSGHFSFNVDEQFLPIYQYAHEDNKKITHLDDFSEKFLSKCTLSQMISKYMVLVASEQKLMVMRPYQIYAVKAIVNSIQEHKGNGFIWHTTGSGKTLTSFKASTLLKDNPNIEKCLFVVDRKDLDRQTREEFNKFQEGCVEENTNTETLVRRMLSEDYANKVIVTTIQKLGLALDPNNKNNYKERLQALSDKRIVFIFDECHRSQFGENHKAIKEFFPKAQLFGFTGTPIFEDNATYKQIDGTVGSYVITKDIFQNSLHNYTITHAIEDRNVLRFHIDYFKPEKNVTVGSTDHKKAVVNAILKKHDAATHGRRFNAILATASINDAIEYYDLFKSVEALHATPLPINIACVFSPPAQLMAKEDDKNSQKNAADIKQFQDDLQQEKEDNKVEPEQKKKALEAIISDYNKQYGTNHRITEFDLYYQDVQQRIKFQKFSNADYPRKNKIDLVIVVDMLLTGFDSKYLNTLYVDKNLKFHGLIQAFSRTNRILNDTKPYGNILDFRQQQAEVDRAIALFSGESVAERAKEIWLVDPAPKVIEKYQEAVKAMEKWMTDKNMAAEPQEVYNIKGDAARVEFINRFKEVQSLKIQLDQYTDLTEQQKSKIEELMPEDQLRSFRSSYLEIAKQLKEMQQKEGDNAPSTIQQLDFEFVLFASSVVDYDYIMNLIAKYTQDTPKKQKMTRDQLIGVLSSSANLMEEREDMIDYIKKLEVGKALNEHQIKDGYQAFKEEKIAATLAEIAQNNGLEFSALNEFTDAIISRMIFDADKLSDLFAPLDLGWKERTKRELALMDELVPVLRKKAEGREISGLKAYTV